The Gouania willdenowi chromosome 5, fGouWil2.1, whole genome shotgun sequence sequence AGTGTCAGTAGTGTGTGAAAAGTGGATTACATGCATAATAGGAGCCAAATATATTACAGTGGCTTTAACAATAACTGTTGGGAGTGGGTTTGATTGAGAAGATGATGTTTTAGTTAGATCCGGGTGATATGAACACTGAAGGGAGTGGCTGGAAAAGCTAACGTTAACAGCTGCTGGATATTTGCAATTTAACTTGGACAAAGAATGTTGCAGAAAGCAGCGCAATACATGTGTTAAAAAGTAAGTTTTTTTAATAGGTGCACAAAACTTTCTCTGTGCTCATATTCAAGCATAGATATGACTGTCTTTAATTGTTGCGTTTCCATCTATCTGTTTTCAGGCATTTGGTCTTGGCTCTGTAGCCCAAGTAGTGACTGGACAGGGTGTGTTTGGGCAGTACCTCAGCATCAACATTGGTTTTGCACTTGGCGTTGCTATGGGAGTTCATGTTGGAGGAAATGTGTCAGGTACAAGCACACATTACCATCAAAAATCCTTCGAGAAGCTCAATAATAGTTGGATAGGTGACATGGTCTCTTGTTTTCTAATTGTTTTTCAATAAGGGGCCCACATGAATGGAGCAGTTTCTGTagctatgtgtgtgtttggccgCCTTGCCTGGAGGATGCTGCCCTTGTACATCTTTGCACAGTTCATAGGGTCATTTCTTGCAGCTGGCACAATTTATGGCATCTATTACGGTAAGAATATAATTTGGCACATTCAGTCTTACATGAGTAAATGTGTCATtgttaattttgatttatttaatctgCAGAGGCTATTCATGACTACTGTGGGGGAAACCTGACTGTAAGTGGTGCAAGAGCCACAGCTGGCATCTTTGCCACGTATCCTGCACCGTACCTTTCCTTGATGGCTGGATTTGCCGATCAGGTATCAAAGAAACCAGATTGAAGACCTACAGATAATAAATCACTGATCATTTCACTGCATTTGTATGCATTAGGTGTTTGGCACCGCAATGCTGCTGCTCTGTCTGATGGCTCTTTCCGATCAGAGGAACAAACCAGCCCCCGTGGGCAATGAGCCAGTCTTAGTGGGTCTCCTGGTTTTACTCATTGGCATCTCTTTTGGAAGTAATAGTGGCTATGCCATCAATCCCACTAGAGACATTGGACCCAGAGTGTTTACTGCTGTAGCAGGCTGGGGTCTGGATGTGTTCAGGTATGTTAGACAAATGCATTGACAATATCAGTTTAACAACAGTGCATAagtaactttctgcatttttagGGCTGGAAACGGATGGTGGTGGGTACCACTAATCGCTCCGACcctaggaggagttctaggAGCTGGAGTGTACAAATTCTTTGTGGAGATGCACCACCCATCTGACAAT is a genomic window containing:
- the aqp7 gene encoding aquaporin-7 isoform X2, which encodes MKDSMKPVQQGVSERRGVHVTRTKNWLKNQLVRVGLAETLCTYVMMAFGLGSVAQVVTGQGVFGQYLSINIGFALGVAMGVHVGGNVSGAHMNGAVSVAMCVFGRLAWRMLPLYIFAQFIGSFLAAGTIYGIYYEAIHDYCGGNLTVSGARATAGIFATYPAPYLSLMAGFADQVFGTAMLLLCLMALSDQRNKPAPVGNEPVLVGLLVLLIGISFGSNSGYAINPTRDIGPRVFTAVAGWGLDVFRAGNGWWWVPLIAPTLGGVLGAGVYKFFVEMHHPSDNEQEM
- the aqp7 gene encoding aquaporin-7 isoform X1 — its product is MKDSMKPVQQGVSERRGVHVTRTKNWLKNQLVRVGLAETLCTYVMMAFGLGSVAQVVTGQGVFGQYLSINIGFALGVAMGVHVGGNVSGAHMNGAVSVAMCVFGRLAWRMLPLYIFAQFIGSFLAAGTIYGIYYEAIHDYCGGNLTVSGARATAGIFATYPAPYLSLMAGFADQVFGTAMLLLCLMALSDQRNKPAPVGNEPVLVGLLVLLIGISFGSNSGYAINPTRDIGPRVFTAVAGWGLDVFRAGNGWWWVPLIAPTLGGVLGAGVYKFFVEMHHPSDNEQGKSLVGEESVPLEKKQNVCV